Proteins co-encoded in one Epinephelus moara isolate mb chromosome 11, YSFRI_EMoa_1.0, whole genome shotgun sequence genomic window:
- the si:ch211-171b20.3 gene encoding uncharacterized protein si:ch211-171b20.3, with protein sequence MMTYQVNASLPTARALVSEGGSNCSQQRGPDAATHPTYRSYGMRAGGGQAAVRQNGHTRRKLPVLQPLSKSREWQTLVSGFIVAGSPNLAKDDRLETEDSDPERDICGRHFLFDKQCARLERTRTVIPPLPRDYHVHRPGNLHPFSLSKELSHSHARRPFNLSYPERYEVNTSPAILFPSSLVLNGRNTFSVESCKLSRPKVNYPTSNLLTVKDNQKNQSYPDPVVGASRSFIHRISELSSLEGETVRQEKLKKMKKPKKPPS encoded by the exons ATGATGACTTACCAGGTTAATGCATCGCTACCCACCGCAAGGGCTTTAGTATCAGAGGGAGGCTCAAATTGCAGCCAGCAGCGCGGCCCTGATGCGGCTACACATCCGACCTACAGGAGCTACGGGATGAGAGCAGGTGGAGGACAAGCAGCTGTCAGACAAAATGGTCACACACGGAGGAAACTGCCTGTGCTGCAGCCCCTGAGCA AGTCCAGGGAATGGCAAACCTTGGTGAGCGGCTTCATAGTTGCAGG GTCACCGAACTTAGCCAAAGATgacagactggaaacagaggacaGCGACCCGGAGAGGGACATCTGTGGGAGACACTTTCTTTTTGATAAACAAT GTGCAAGGTTAGAGAGGACCAGAACTGTGATTCCCCCGCTGCCAAGAGACTACCATGTGCACAGACCTGGCAACCTGCATCCCTTCAGCCTCTCCAAGGAGCTTTCCCACAGCCACGCAAGGCGGCCTTTCAACCTGAG CTACCCTGAGAGATATGAAGTGAACACATCTCCAGCCATCCTCTTCCCCTCCTCTTTAGTCCTCAATGGCAGAAACACGTTCTCAGTCGAGAGCTGCAAGCTCAGCAG GCCCAAGGTGAATTATCCAACCTCCAACCTACTGACTGTTAAAGACAATCAAAAGA ACCAGTCCTATCCGGACCCCGTGGTCGGAGCCTCGCGTTCCTTCATCCACAGGATATCCGAGCTGTCCTCCTTGGAGGGTGAGACGGTGAGACAAGAAAAGCTCAAGAAAATGAAGAAACCCAAAAAACCACCATCCTGA